Proteins from a genomic interval of Aspergillus flavus chromosome 7, complete sequence:
- a CDS encoding uncharacterized protein (expressed protein), whose translation MRSGGEAETSVAMETPASKCQHGTSTSTIAIQVPMSYYLTKSIYLFILRSHLLPFRGSVVDGVFWFPPLVFTFLLLTYLIPIGRRSISLRYRITIPPLHGTKGLQH comes from the coding sequence ATGCGCTCAGGCGGCGAGGCCGAAACAAGTGTTGCTATGGAGACTCCCGCCAGCAAATGTCAACATGGAACCTCGACCTCCACCATCGCCATCCAAGTCCCGATGTCTTACTACTTAACAAAGTCTATTtacctcttcatcctccgaTCTCATTTACTTCCCTTCCGTGGTTCGGTGGTGGATGGTGTATTTTGGTTTCCCCCCCTTGTATTtacatttcttttgttgaccTATCTCATCCCCATCGGACGTCGTTCTATATCCCTTCGTTATCGCATTACTATCCCTCCATTACACGGAACAAAGGGACTTCAACATTAA